In Capra hircus breed San Clemente unplaced genomic scaffold, ASM170441v1, whole genome shotgun sequence, the genomic stretch atgcttCCAATAAATAgtccaggactggtttcctttaggatggactggttggatttcctggctgtccaagggactgtcaagagtcttcttcaacaccacaagtcaaaagcatcaattctttggtgctcagctttctttatagtccaattctcacatccatacatgactactggaaaaaccatagccttgactagacagaactttgtcggcaaagtaacgtctctacttAATATGCTGACTAGCGTGGTCACACCTTttcgtccaaggagcaagtgtcttttaatttcatggctgcagtcactgtctgcggtggtttcggagcccaagaaaagaaagtctttcactgtttccattgtttcctttatCTACTTGCCCTGAAGTgaaaggactggatgccatgaccttcgtttttccaatgttgagttgtaagccagccttttccctctcctctttcactttcatcaataggctcttcagttcctcttcaacCTTCTGTCatcatggtggtgtcatctgtgtatctggtggtttagtggttaggattcagggaTTTTGccgccatggcccaggttcatctGTGGCAAGAGAATGGAGATCCTACAaaccatggcatggccaaaaaaggaacccacaacaaaacaaagagaatgtctccagacattgccaacaGGCCCTTGGGGAACAAAACCACTCCCAGCTGAGAAGCACTTACTTAGACTGACAAGTTTCTCCCTCTGTACTGAgaccaaacttttttttaatcgaGAGAAAATTTACAcagcataaaattaaccatttaattATTTCCCCCAATTTTGTTGAGTTAATTGACATCCAACATTGTAAAAGTTTAAAGTGTaccacatgatgatttgatagacACGTCTACTGTGAGATGACGGCCGCAGTAAGAAACAAGCTACCTTAAAGTGTACTTAGAGGGACTTAGTACCTTCACAGTGTCGTGTAACCATCACCTGCATCTAGTGCCAAACATTTGCATCACAAGCCAAGGAAACCCTACACCCACTGAGCAGTCACTGTCCATCTATCCACCACCATCAGCCCTCCTGACACTGTAGCCACTGGtccgctttctgtctctatggatttgggCATTTTGGATGTCTCATATTCcatctttcccacaggactactGGTTCTGGGGAGCTCCTGAGTCAACCCTGCTTTACAACAGAGTTTCGGTTCTGAGTTTCATCATCGTCTCTGGCTTCATTAAGGGAGACCTGCGCAACTGGAAGCTCACGGAACAGGACTACACATTGGACACGTCTGTATCCAGTGGCACCTCTAGGTTAGGAGGGCTGTCTCGTCCATAGTGACACTAGTGTGACGGATGGTGCAAGTCTGGGAATCTGGTGGGGACTAAAGAGTGGCAAcgcactgcaggattcttgcctggagaattgcatggacagaggagcctggcaggctacagtccatggggttggaagagtcagacatgacttagtgactaaaccactaccaacgAGACCTGGGCTGATGGATCTAAGTGGTGGGGGTCCTGGAGCCCAGCACTTGTGGTAGGAAGGGAAGAGTCCAGTAGAGATGGCTGAGCTCACCTCACCCATGTTCTTCCTCATTCCTTCTCTCACCATGGGCTGGGGCCTCTGGGTTCCAGAGGGTTTGTACCTTTTTGctttgatgggattctccagggagcagCTCTGTGTTTCTACACATTTATTGGTTTTGATGCCATTGTCACTAAAGGTAATATAGTCACTGTGCTTCTCATCAGGGGTTTGGGGACAGATTAGGCTGCCCTTGGGCATAGGGGTCGGAAGAAGGATAAGCTGCTTTTGATGGTGCAAGAGGAGAGGGGGTATTGTGCTTTCGCTCCCTGTGTTTTCCTAGCCTAGTACATCCCTGCTTCCTGCAGGGGAAGAAGCCCTCAATCCTCAGCGGTCCATCCCCGTGAGCACCATGATCACGATCTTCATCTGCTTTGTGGTGTGCTTTGGTGTCTCAGCAGCACTCACCCTCACAGTGCCCTACTGCCAGATCCGTCCTGAGAGCCCCTGGCCAGAGGCTTTCCTCCTTGTTGGGTGGGGCCCTGCCAGATATGTCGTGGCTGTTGGCGCCCTCTGTGCTCTTACGTCCAGGTCAGTATCATGGCTTTCTCCCCTCTGACTGTCAGATGCTCAGGTATCCCAGCCCTTGGGATTGAGAGACAAGAGGGGAGGACACCTTGACCCAAGTAGACTAGGAAACAGAAGCCCCGGTCCTCCCTTCCCGTCTCTCCATGTCCTCATACACGTTTCCGctttcttttccagtctcctAGGTGATGTGTTCCCCATGCCTCGGGGGATGTACGTGATGGCAGAGGATGGAATCCTTTTTCAGGGACTTTCCAGATCCACGACTGCACCCGAATACCCATCATGGCCATCATGTCTTCTGGCATCTTTGCAGGTGGCTAAACAAACCCTTGTTTGATCATTTCCTTACCTTGGATATTTCTGACTGCTTCTCACTCCCTTCCCCGCCTTGTCTGTGCCCTCATCCTAGCAGTCATGGCGTTACTCTTCAAGTTCAGCGATCTGGTGGACCTCCTATCAATCGGGACCCTGCTTGCTGACTCCCTCGTGGTTCTTTCTGTCCTTGCCCTCAGGTGAGACTCCACTACACCTTGGCTGGGGGTCATGAACTCAAGAGGAGCTAAGATTCTTCTAGCTTCGTGTCCTGCATCTGCTGAagttggcaaagagttggattaaCTGTCTGATATTGGATAAGTATAGGGGCTGCTGTCAATCCTGCCTTAATATCCTTTCACTCGGGTACCAGCCAGATCAGAATTGCAGCAAGAAGGAGAGAACAGAGTAGGAAATTGAGGTGAAGACTGAAGTCAAAGAAAAATCCTCCAGAGCCTGTATCTGAAGCAGGAAATTCAAACATTCTAAAGAGTCTATGGTTCCCTACCAGCACCATCCCCACCCAGAAATCTGGCCAGATTGTCAATGGATATGCCTTCCTGTTTGGTGACCAGTGGGACTTCTTTTTGGTGGTATTCTGAAATTGACAGGATGGGTTGGAAATAGGTGTCTATTTCAGGCAAGAAGTAGTAGAGATATGATGGCCCCTCCTGATGTGGGCAGCCTGAGGAGGGGTGTGACCCGAGGTCCTGACATCTTTGTCTTCTGggtccagcctgttctcctccACCTTGACCCTTGGAGTTGTCCTGCTGGCCATCCTGAGCCTGGTCCTGGCCCAGTGGCCCAGCCAGGTGTTCTCTGGAGACCCCGTGCtcacaacagtggctgtgctgctgctgttcatCACTGGGGTCACAGtcatcatctggaggcagcccagagcccctctcctcttccattcAGGGTAGgcgagagacttccctggtggtccagtggttaagaatctaccttgcaatgcagggcatgTAGGTTAGATTCCAAATCAGGGAATAAATACCCAACCaggacatgccacagggcaacaaagcccatgtcCCACAACTAGAGCAGCCTTGGGCCACAACTCAGTTCCGACACAGCcaaattgattaattttttaaaagtaggtgaCCTTCTGTGCCCAAGCTATCCATCTTGAGTGAATGAAGTCTACCTGCTTTGAGGTCTAAACATCCTTTGCTGGACATGAGAAGATGGGAAATTGCTGAAGCCAACGGACCCTTCCCTGACCACACTCAGTGCTTCACACACCCAGTTTCAGTAGGCACTGAACACACAGCTTCAAAAGCGCTGGAGCCTTCCTGCCCACATGTGGGTAGGGTCTCCCTTTCAGACGTCTGGGCTGTGTCCAGGGATGAGCTGACTCTGCCCACAGGCCCCTGCTCTGCCTGTCCTCCCTCTGGTGAGCATCTTTGTGAACGTTTCCCTGATGATACAGATGACCTCTGGAGCCTGGATCCAATTCAGTGTCTGGAATGCCCATTGGTAAGTGGTTTTCTGGGATTAAAAAGACCTCTCAATGGACTGATCCCCATCTTCTTTCCTACCACCACTCCCCTAAACTGTGTCAGACACCCTCATAGGAGACCTAGTGAGCAAGtgtggggttccctggtgtctcagtggtaaagaatccacctgccaatgcaggaaatataagagacacaggttcaatccctgggtcaggaggatccctggaggaggaaatagcaacccactccagtacacttgactggagaataccatgggcagaggagcatggagggctatggtctgtggggtcacaaaagagccagtcatgactgaggaactgagcatgcacacgagCGTGTACACGAGTGTGTATCAGTAAGGAGAGCACCTATTTCCCTTCTCACTGTCTCATTTCCCTACTAGGATTTGCCATATACTCTGGCTATAGGATCCGACACAGCCTGGAGGAGAACAATGAGCAACAGCTTCTAGCCTGCACCTTCCAGACTCCTCACCCAAGCATCCCTGCTGCTGAatcatcttaaccacaggacacAGGTGCCATGTGGAGTCCCTCCATACGCTAGAGGAATCTTCTGGTTCAAGGGGCACTTTGAGCCTCTATGGACAATGAAGGTGCAATGCATTTAGGGACCTATATTTATTGCCAGTGGACAAATGACGTACATGctgattaatttttaagttttcttttcagaCCACGATACACATACCAAAAGGGCATGCTTTGTGAGTGTGCAGCAAGATGATATTTCACAAAGAATGTATAACAATGTAAGCAGCTActggggaaagaaataaaatatgaacctGCTCATGCAAAGCTCCGACTTGTGCTTCTTTTTAGCAAAAATGCagagatggctgtctggggaggaaagGCAGGTGACTGTGTACTGTGTCCAGTGCTGCCCCTGAAATATAGGACAGAGGCAagttggaaggaaaaggaagggaacagATGCCCTGGGCTAACAGTAACACAAGAAAGTTAGGGCGGCTATATTACCACCAGAAAGCAGACCCTAAGAAAGGAGAAGAACAGACAGAGTGGATCATGTCATCATGGTGAAATGATCGCTTTTATCTTTTCCCCAGCTTTCTGGAGACATAGTGTCATCTTTTGTAAATGACTactatttctctttacttttctgtCACAGACTCTTGGAGTTACACAGTAGAGTCGATGATGAAAAGTTCCTAATTGGAAAAAAACCAATACCTGCATTGTCAGAGGTGAGGGAAAGAAGTAGTAAGTAGTGATTTATTGATAAATGACTACAACTGGGTGGAActaaaagacaggaaaggaaacgGGATAGTCACGTGAAAGAGTTACTGCAGAACAGAGTGCCTGACACTGAGATTATGCACATTCAAGATGCTGATAATAGTGAACCAGAGGGTTGTTTGTGGGAATGAGCAATGGCAGTAGAGTGAAGGAGGGatacaggtcaagaaactgaGTAGCAAGGtattagataaatgaaaatacagtggAGGTGGACGGACAGAATTAGGAATATCACAACCTTGCCAGTTCTCATGACAGTACAGGCTTAGGAAGAAATTAATGGAGATTGAAACTGTCAGGTGAAACTTTGTCGGAAGGGGGTTGACATCACCTGTTTGCTGTTCTTCGCTTACTGCTGGCGGCCAACCAGATATCCTGTGCTACCAATGTGTAACAGGCAACACTGAACACCGCCATAAAAGAGCCTTGATGAGAAATTGAACCAACCCTTCCAGGTTCTTCTGGCCGGTCTAAGGATTAAATTAACATGAGATAGCTTAATGGGACAAAAACCAAGTGTAGCTCAATAAtgcgatgaaggtgaaagaggagagtgaagaagctggcttacaactcaacattcaaaaaacgaagatcacggcacccagtcccatcacttcatggcaaatagatggggaaaacaatggaaacagtggcagattttattttcttgggctcccaaaatcactgcagacagtgactgcagccatgaaattaagacacttgctccttggaagaaaagctatgacaaggcttcacagtgaattaaaaaaacagagccatcactttgctgacaaaaggtccatatagtcaaagctatgctttttccagtagtcacgttggatgtgagagctggactataaagaaagctcagcactgaagaattgatgcttttgaactgtggtgttggagaagatgcttgagagtcccgtggactgcaaggagatctagccagtccatcctaaaggaaatcagtcctgaatattcattggaaggactgatgttgaagctgaaactccaatactttggccacctgatgggaagagctgactcattggaaacgaccttgatgctgggaaagatcaagggcaggaggaaaaggggacgacacaggatgagatggttggatgtcatcaccaaaatcaatggacatgagtttgagcaaactctgggagctggtgatggacagggaagcctgctgtgctgcagtccgcggACTGAGCGATCTGAACAACAATACAGGGGAGAgaccagagaaagctgagcaacttGCCAGAATAACCCAATCCTTTCCCTTCCGTCCCGTCTTCAGTGAAAGACTCTAGAGAGCGCTGGGGGCAGTGGTCTGGGActtgaaagagaaggaaggcaattcacatgaagatggaaaaacaaatggTTGGGAGACTAATGTTAGCCAGACCAGGTAGAGAACATGAGACAGAGAGGGGTCTCAGATCTATAAGTCTCAGTGGGTTTCCTGATAACTTGGAAACATTTCCTTGCATGCAGAGATATTTGCCTTagtaattttagtcattttaattaCACATATTAATCAGAATTCTTAACCCTTAGAAACATTAGTTTCTAGTGAGAAACAAGAAGTAAACAATTGTGAACTATTTGTTATACCagtactccaattaaaatgaaataattttttagataaaaaaatgctatcaacttaaaaaaatccaaGTATCATTGGTTTACCATATAACATTAGTTTTCCAAATATAGAGCAcagtgatttggtatttttacAGATGATACTCCAGTAGAAGTTacacaagataatggctataattccttgtgctcCAAACATATCCTTGCTgattatgtattcagttcagtcactccagtcgcgtctgactctttgcgaccccactgactccagcatgctaggcctccctgtccaccaccaacactcagagcttactcaaactcatgtccaccaagttggtgatgccatccaaccatctcccctgtcgtccccttctcctcttgccttgtgtctcttaatcccataccctcaatttgccccttcccccttccctctcttcacaGATGGCCACTTGTCAGTTTTCTGAGTtggtgaggctgtttctgttttgctatatacattcatttatattattttttcatattctacacataatattatacagcatctgtaaaaataccaaAATCACTAGGTAGTATACCTAAAAGTAATATCAACCAAGTCTGTTTGAATAAATAATGAGTTAGACATCCACTCAGGAGGAAAAGCACCTCTGTGGGTCTGGGGGACACAGCTCCATCTGCCCAAGGAGCCCTGGAGGAGTCGTGTCTGTTATGCATCTGGGCCACAGGCCGACAGACCTCGCTATGGGCTGCAGGACCTGCAGAACCAGGAAACCTGCACGAACTCCTCTGACGGTGATGCTGCCGGTGGTGGCGGCGGTCATGGTGATGGCGGTGGTGGAAACCCAGAGATTCTGAACCTAGAGATTCCCTGCAAGGGAGGGGATTTGCAGGTCAACcttcacttggagaaggcaatggcaccccacttccaatactcttgcctggaaaatcccatggacgaatgaggctggttggctgcagtccacggggtcactaagagtcgttcatgactgagcgacttcactttcacttttcactttcacgcattggagaaggaaatggcaacccactccagtgttcttgcctggagaatctcag encodes the following:
- the LOC108635046 gene encoding cationic amino acid transporter 3-like gives rise to the protein MITIFICFVVCFGVSAALTLTVPYCQIRPESPWPEAFLLVGWGPARYVVAVGALCALTSSLLGDVFPMPRGMYVMAEDGILFQGLSRSTTAPEYPSWPSCLLASLQVRLHYTLAGGHELKRS